The segment AATCGGACCAACTATTTGTTCATGTAGGTGAGCAAGGTGGTCTCTTTGAAGCTGGAAGCTTTCATAGTTCCCGCCAATGATACACCTAAGaagactttgattttgacgAGTTTTGAGGTCAGCGTGTTGCAATGTGTTCATACTCTGCTGCAAAGCAGAATATGCAGCAGAAAAGCATTCTTGAATTGCAGGGGTGTTTTTTGAACCACCTGAGATATCATTGTCCGATCTGTTGGGGTCGATTATGGAAAATTTCGGGCTATCAAAATCTCTGTAAAGGCCGCGAGGAGCTGTAGACTAGTAATCGATTAGTATCATGGCAAAATTGATCGAGAAGAGTACTTACTTTTGGGAAAAGTTTAGGTGGGTTGACAGAAATGGCAGTGGTACGCGTGTTGAACTCGTTGCCATACAAGTCTAGGAATTCCATCAAGATCTCGCCGAGATTATGTTCTGGTACCATGGTTCCACTCTTGACCTGTGGCAAGTTCTGTAGAAGACTTACAACAAGACAGGTAACAGAAAAGCCTCCAATGCCACCATTGACTGGCTCGTTGAGACCTCTCATCGCCAATAAATGCTTAATAATGGTAACCAATATAGGCATCGCAGGAAACTGAGCCTTCCACTCTTGAAAAGTCTTGTTTGCAATGAGGCCTGTGTCGTTTTCAAAAGACATATCAACCTTTAGGCCAGTAATAGCATCGACCCATTTGGCAAGTGGCACTTTAGCACTGGTGATCACGTCAATTCTACCAGTATTAAGACGATCCCTTTCAATGTTGCTCTTGACTCGCCAGATATGACTTTTGCTGCTGTATTTAGgccatccaccatccatgAACTCATCGGATACCATTACAACATCCATGTCAGCGGTAGGCAGATAGAGACCGGCAGGGAAAGAGCCGAAAGGTAAGATATCAGCATCGGGATAATATCTGCGAAAGTTGTTCCTCAAGTCAACAAGCAACTTCTGTCTAATTACTTCTTCAAACTTGCGAGGTTTTACATGGTAGTAAAAGTCCATTATCTCTTTGTGTAGCCTTAAAAATAGTATTAGTTTTGAAACGTCTCTTGTTGATAGATTCGCCACTTACCAAAGTCCCATATTAGAGGTATCGGAATGGTCTTGAAGCCAAGGGACATCATTCACACCAGGTCCAGCACGCCACTCTCTAAGAAGAGTTCCACTAGACTTGGGAGGTTTGCCAGGAATCAGCTTATTCACAAGTGGTGGAGGCTTGATCACATCGTTAGCGGTACGCTTTCTGCTACCCAGAGCGGGATCGGTTGATAAATCTAGTGGCTTAGATGCTCGCTGAGGGGTTTGGACATCCATGGGCACGCTATTGATGCTAGCTGATTGAGTTACAGTATCTTGTGATTGCTGAGGCATGTCAAACTTTCGAATGTTTTCGAGGTGACTGAAAGATTTGGCTGAACTGGGTTCGGATTGCGCGAAGGGTTGAGGCTCGTACTCATCCTCTTCACTATCAATACTTGCTGGCGCATCGAGGTCGAAAGAAATGAAGTCGTCCTGACCAGCATCGACTTTAGTAGCGCCTTCTTGACCAGTTGCGACACGAGCCTTCCTAATAAGTTTAACgacatccttcttctttcggtCGGATTCGCCTGGTGGTGGAAGGGCCGTGTATGGATCGGGATTTGACCATTTGGGAACACTGTCGCCATCTGCAGCCTTTGAACCAGTTCGagcaatcttcttcttgggtTGGTCGTCATTATCGTCATCATCCGACATGTCCATCTCAGCTTCGTCACTATCAGATAAGTCGCCGACATCTCTGTATTTAACATCAGCAGAGGCATCTTCATTCATACCTGGCATGAGTTCAGGAGTAGGTGAGCGTTTTCCCTTCAAAAAAACTCGATCTGCTGCCAATCTTGGACCGCCTCGACCGCGATAGCCGCCACGTCCTCGAGTGTTGTCGCGTCGATCTTTTTCgcgacgacgacgaagatgatCATCATTTCTATCTCTGTTGCCGCCAGAGTTATTATTGCGACCTTGCCCATGGGATTGAAATCTATCGGAGTTTTCGAAATTGATAGACTGTGGAGCATCGTAACGGAAATCGAAGCTGGGAGCCGGGGGTGGAGCGCGATACCCATCATTCATACGGTAAGGATCTCCAGCTCCAGAAGGACGACGGGGAGGTTGTACACCAGGAGCATAATTTCCATAGGCtggtggaggaggattgTGACCACCAAATTGATACATATCGCGATCGCGGTTTGCAGAGTGGGGAGCATAACTATCGTATTGAGGAGGGGGAGCAGGGCGATAAGAATCACGACCCATGTCGCGACGATTTCTGTCGGGCGTGTGATAATTGTTGTTTCtctcatctctatctctttcCCAGAACGTTCCAGAAGGTCGAGGTGGAAGGCCATTGGGAAGGGGCGGTTGACGCGACATTTTCCAATAATATTTCGCAAAATGTCaaggttgaggttgagggtCAAATTGACTGATGGAAAAAGTTTCCTGTGAGATGGGCTGGAGCGTCATTGtcttattgttattttttgACTATTGATCGGTTAAATTGTTAGCATAGGGCCATCCGGCCAATCAGCTGTACGGCACTCTGCCTTGCCGGATCCAAAGGCGGTGCGGGTCGGTGCGGGGGGCAGGGGACGGATTGGGTAAGCAGCATATGACAGCCACCACAGCCACCACAGCCATCAGTGAGCCATCCGTCCCGCCGAGTCAGCGCAGGCCAAGACAGCACGCACCAGTGATGAACACGCAGCAGAAGTGGTGAAACTCCCGATGTACCTCCTATCCACAGTACCGGCATTGTTGGACTGATGATTGCTTCAGCATGTGCGCGTACATAGGAAATGGAATTCACATAGAATCCAATGAGCAGCATAGTCTGTCTGTATATGTGACTTGAAAgtcctctcctctttcttctacACCATCCTCGCACATCGGCCCTCATCAATACCTCACCATACGATGCTAGTGACGTCCAGCGGGCAAAAAGCTGCATTCGTGCGGccgattgattgatagtcCGTATTGATGTTCATTCACACATTGATCATTCAGGTGGTAAAGCTGTGACATGTGATTGCACCGTACCCCAGATTTCGAGCCGAGTAGAGCGCTTTTCATTCCTTCCATTGTTCaagtgtatatataataagtcCCCGGTCGTTGATAAATTTCTGCtctacttctacttcctccaaatctcttctctctattGTCCTGTGTCCTGTCGTAAATCCTCCCATTTATCGAATCACTATTTCCTTTCTGGGAAGTTCCAACGCAGCCCGTTGATCTTCCTCCAGCATTTCCTTCCCCTTGTATAGCCTGGTAATAGAAATGACGTTGTAAATAAATGGCTGCGTTCGTATGTCACCCACGCCCCATGCTTAGCCTTCTCCCAACAATTCGCTTTTCGAGATCTTGAGATCTTGATGTCTCCAGAACTTCAGAATTCCACATCTAACCAGATCAATAGGATACTCCTTGGTTGGATCAAATGTCCGGTACTCCAAGTTTAAGGAAAGATGACCATGGCGGATCCTTAACAACTCCTATTGATCCGAACCCTCCGACAATAGCTGCATTTTCTCCAGTCACTCTATCACATGCCTCTTCCGCGAACAAACAGAGATCAACTATACTGGTTCATCACAAGTCCCCCTTATTACTAGCGACTCCTCCGCAGATTACAAGAGCTTTGGCATATTCACATCCTTTTCTACTGCCTCTCAATAAACTTGTAGGGTTGATAACATGGACAAGTGGAGATCCTTGGGAGAGCTTCTTGCTCGTCGCTAGTTTTTGGGCGTTTGTACTATATGGAGATGTTGTAATGCGATTTGCTGGACCGTTGGTAGTGGTTATTGGTTTAATACTAGGCATGTACTCAAGACGTTATTCCCCCTTATCGTCAACAAGCTGGACAGGAGAGAAACAGAAGAAGGCTCACAAAAGGGTCGACTCCGAAATCACGAATACTAAGCATCAGAAAACTCTGGACGAGATTGTGGAAACCTTGAAAATATTTACCTCGAGATGCAACGTGCTTTTGGATCCTCTTCTACAACTGACGGATTTCCTATCGACTCAGCGAACCGCGACTTCTGCCACAACTCGTCCGGCACTCACAACTCTTTTAATACGAATTCTTCTTATCACACCCGTATGGATCATTCTTACTTTACCTCCTTTACAGGTCATCACTACGAAACGTATTGTTTTGGTAACGGGGACAATTTTCTTGACTTGGCATTCGCGTCCGAATCGAATAGCAAGAACGATACTATGGAGATCATCTCTCGTTCGTCGCATATGTACTGCTTTGACTGGTCTGCATTTAACAGATGAGCTTTCACCAAATACAAATGGAGCCAATTATAAGCCTCCTTTGCCACCTCGTACGACATCTTCATATGCCGATGCATCGTTAGCAGCGAACGCAGCGATAAAGAGAAGACCAGAAGCACCAGGGGTAAAATTtacattcattttatatGAAAATCAACGTAGATGGGTTGGGCTAGGGTGGACAACATCGATGTTTGCATATGAGAGGGCCGCATGGACAGACGAACATTTGAATGCTGTTACTCCAaaggaagattttgaattgccAGATGTAGAGGGTGGTGGCGCAAGATGGAGGTGGGTTGACGGCAGTCGCTGGCGTGTAGAAGGAGCTGCCGAATATGATGAAGGTGGATCCAAACCAAAAGCTGAGAGCGACGGGGGAACAGGGTGGATCTATTATGACAACAAGGTATGTACAATTATATTGTTTTCACTTGCCTTTTACATGTAAAGCTAACATTCTACAGTGGCAAAACGGTCGCCGAGGCCAagatggatggggaagatATACCCGTCGCAGGAAATGGTACCGTGACGCCGAGCTTGTTGAAATAACTTCGAGCACGGAAATAACGCCCTCGCCGACCCCTACCCAAGCATCTGCAAGTCTAGATTCAAATTCTGCCCACACACGactttcatcattctcaGGTTCCAGATCAAGGAGCCCCCCGCCAGAATATTCGGATCTTGATGATGCTAGTTTAAGGAGCAACAAAAGCGGGAGGCTTAGCAGCAAGAAAAGTAGCCTGAGGAAGGAAAGGTTGGAAAGGGGAAGTAGGAATAGTAGCATGAGTCTACAATCAGAAGGCGACGATGAGCGGCCTTTCACGAGGCCGAGAACAACAGACTGGGGGCTTAGTGATGATGCCAGGATGGGGCTGGAGTAGACGGATAGTGGGCGGACTTTCGGTATGGGTTTTGGAGTAATCGTGAAATTGGGAAAGGCATCTGGGAGGGGAAATTCGGATTTCTCACGGAGAATTAAGGGGATATTATACCATGGCGTGTGTGAATTGTAATCATTTTGTTCTTGCGATATTATCTCCATGAAGGAAATTGCGCATGATCTGGACTCTTAGggaatatatttttgttctttGTCTATTCATTTCTTCGCCTCGGCTACTCACCCTTAATGCTTTTATCCCTCAAACGGATACTTTGAGTTGTGCTGTACAAGTAAAGAAGAACCTATTGTACAGATCCCAGAACCCAACCCATTCCTTGCCATCCTCCTAACCCACCTGTTCCCTACCATTCCATACACCATATAAATTACCACTGAGCTCTTTCATCTCGTGCCATTTGTAAATTGCGACTCCCCTCCCACGCGCCTCTAGATATATAGAAATCTTCTTTCGATTCCTCCTGCGTAATTATGCTCCCGCAACCTTTCCTAATGTCCCAACCCCTCTGCTTGAGAAAATGCCCATGATTCCAAAGCCAACGTAGAATAAGGCTAGAGGATAAGCGACTAATCCTCGCATCCCCTTCATTCTTCCGACTGCACAGAACATTCCGCTGCTACTATATGTACACCACACAATCGCCAATGTGGTTAACACATACCCAACTAGTCCATCCATTGGCATAATAATTCCCACTACGCTCGTGAGTACCAATGGCAACAAACAATAGCCCAGCACACTAGCACTTCTTGGAAATGTGAGGGTGGAAGAGAGATGTGAGGGGCCGACGGGTTGTTGAGAATTAGGGTCGGTGTTGAGAGGTGGTGACATGAGCGAGAGGATTaggtggagagaagaggatcCGAGGAGCGCCAGCCCGTATATGTATCCGAAATGTACTTTTCCAGAAAAAAGGAGGAAGGTTCCAAATAATAGGAAAAAGAGAATGGGTCCCGCGAGATCAGAATCGTCCATTATGTGTTGATCGATATGCGCAAGGGGATTCAGCACTGCCAATGTCTATGGATTCAAATCAGTATCTGCACACCCCAGAGGGAAGCGAATGAGAATAGGAAGAATAATCATACCTTACTCCTAATATGACCGAAATTCACCCCCAACTCTTCCAGTAATGGCGGTTCACCATCATAGCCCTCAGTTCCAAAAGCAGCTAACCACCCCGTTCTCAGTCCACCACTCTCTCCCATCCGCCCACTAACCCCCGATTGTCCATTTCCTGGGAAGCCAAATCCGCCGCTTCCAGCACCGGGGTATGCTTGCGCAGCGGGAGGAACGCCATATCCTCCATATGCTGCCTGTGGTGTTGCGTGACCGGAGACGGGACCGGAAGCGTATGTTGAGGGGTAGAATTGGAGGTTTTGAGCTGCGGTGTTGGATGCGCCGTAAGGGTtattggggggaggggaggaatAAAATTGCGACATCTTTtaaaagatggaaaaataAGAAGCTCTAAATATGTGTTGCAGGTTGATTGGTATAGGATCTACAGAGTTTGGGAGCCGATGTGGAATAGGAGAAGCATTTGTGAATGTTTTGGTTATTTGTAGCGCAGGTATCTTAAGGTGTCTTTTTTGGGGTACCAGCTAGCTGGAGGACTGATGACGGTTACTAGCCTTATTAGGCATTCGtcgatttctttgaatcCCTGTTAATTCGGCCGATGGCGGAAGTTTATTCCGGGAAAAAGTCTAGATATTTACATTATCTCTCGACTTCTGTTGAACATTGAGTGACTTTTCCACACCATAATCCATTTTTTAATTGTCTGGGGTCTGTTATTGACAGTCGCAGTTTCATCATCATGGTATGTACATAATAAGCATTTTCTTGAAAGTTGCACATACATCTCCGAAGTATAATTCTTACAACCATGCCACTCTTCAGTTCAAATGGGAAACTCACATAACTGACTCAATGGAAGGCCCATCGCATCATAACCCAGGTCGTCATAACTGGCTCACGAGTTCTCGGGCGCGCCGTCACCGAATCCTGGAAACAAGCGAAAGCCTCCTCAGCATACCAAAAAGCGCAACAAAATGGTTCTGCTTCGGGTGGTCCAACTTTCTCCTCCAATGGTCTCACGTTAGATGAGGCCTGCAAAATTCTCAATGTCAAACCAccaaaagaaggaaaaatggatatggaagatgTGATGTCGCGGTTCAAGAAGTTGTTCGACACGAACGATCCGAAGAAGGGAGGAAGTTTCTATCTACAGAGTAAAGTGCtgagagcgagagagaggTTAGAGGGCGAAGTGAGAGTTAAGGCAGAAGCAGTGGAGAGGGAGGCCGAATTGGAAAAAGGGTGGAAACCGAAGGTTTTTAAGGACCGGTGATAACTGTCAATAAGGTGCGGGGCTGATGGGTGTGTAGGATGGATAAATTCGAGGACGACAAGACGGTCGAGGAACGACAATATCCCGACATAAGCTCGAACTGATGGACGATGTCGAACGAACCCTGAATGAATCTTTCCTGCGAATAAATGGATGTGCAAACTCTTCCCTCTTTTGTATTAAATACATAGCATGGCGTTTTGGGGGGTGGGAAAGATTATGTGGGTATCCTGGTCAGCATTTCTTGCGTGGATATGAGACATTATGTAGATACTGCATGCGAAAGACGGTCAAATATGAACAAATGTTccaatctataatatattggggcaaagttatatttttgGTTTGCAGTTTCAAATCAACTCGCCAATGACCATTCTTCTGTTTATATCTCTCTACCATTCAAAAGTTTCTGTGAACGTATTCCTAACTAAAAGCCCCTCTGCTctataatttcttttgtacGTCAGTGTCGCTCGTCTTGCCTCCCTTTCGAATTCAGGTTCCACATCACTAATTCTCGCCCAATCTGGAATATCAGCCGCTTCCCTCACATTTTTTATTCCATGCTCTTCGAGTTCCACTACCTTCCTAGCAACTCTTGCCGTCAAATCAGCATTCCAAATTCCTTCTTGAAGACTGGGTACGCGCTCCAATAAGGCAATTGCTTTCCTCCTTACGATCGGGTGGCGACATGCGCCTACAACTTGATAGAGAGGGCCTATGACACCCATATCTATCTGAAAAACGGTTGTGGTAAACGCAGGATTGGAAATGACCTCTTCTCCCAACATGGTCATTTTCTCAAAAATGGATAGAAACGGGTCCCATAACATTTGGTTATCTTTGATGCCGCGCGATACATGGGCATTCACATATCCGGAATGGCTCTGCAGTTGTAAAATTGCAACGCCTATTTTATCGACCTCGGAAAAGGTATCACTGTATTTGAGAATGAAGGCTTGGAAGGCGAACAGCCATTTGTGGGTGATTTGAATGGTTTCCATTTGCCAATTATGGAAACGCTGGGCGAGTTCCGGAGAGTCGGGTTGGCTGTTGAGATTATTGAGATCGGTTCGGAAACGGGACCAGAAGAAATGGAGGGTGTTGCGAGCCTGTGGAAGAGAAGTAAATATTGCTGGAGGATGTGTTGTGAAGTGAGAGCCTTTGAACTTGTTGTAGAGGGATTGGTCGAAACTGTTGATCATCTTTAGGGGGACTTATCAATGCTGAGCCTTTATATCATCCGCAAGGGAACGTCTCAAACTTACTTGGGTGAGAACAAAATCCGAGCGCAGATataattcttcaagaagTACCATCGGTAGGTATGGGTTGTTGGGAGTCTTGAGCGAATCATGATAGTGTTTCTGAGAATTTTCATCGTAGGTGATCTCGCAAAGTATTTTGCTTCCACTTTGCTGATGTGCAGCTCCATTGCCATAATTACCTTGCATCATCTACAATGCATGGAAATTAACGTTGATACATCGGCCTCTGATAGAAAAGCACTAACCTCAAAAGCAGAAAATAAAACGCAATTAATTAGACACACATCCATAGCCTGTCGTTCCTTCTTTGAAAACGGTTCCACCAAGCATTTGATGGCTCGATTGTATTCTAAAAGGGGGAACTGTTCTTCAGCAGAAGACAACAGATTATTCGGTGAAGTAGAACGAGaacttctttctctgctGTGATGCAGAGCACCCAGTGCAACGACTGCATGGCGAATGGAAGGCTCGTGATGTGCAGCTCGGGGAATCATTTCTGACCAGCAGCTTTCCTTACCAAAACCGCCCATCATCGGAGCTGtcatattaataaagaagtGGAAAGCATGCCGCTCTCGATCAGATGTAAGGATTACGGAAGACGAGGGTGATTGTGTGAGTACAGTGCTCGTTTCATTATCGTGGGAACTGGAATCGGAGCTTGCAGGAGAGTCACTAGACTTCTTCTCATAGCCGTCACACTTTCGGCCGGTGGATATACATCTTTGACATGATGGTCGTCCTTCGTCACATTTCACTCTTCGAACTGTAGCAATTTCAGTCAACCTTATATTCCATCTACACTGAGACGGGAGAAAATCGATATCTCTTACTTCTACACAATGGTTAGATACATGACATACCAAATAGCATCGAAGATACATACTTACAAGTCGAACAGCCCGACTTTGTCTTCGGTCTATAGGCCCGTTTCCTTTGACCAGGAGCAACTCTAGGCATGGTGATTTATTTGGCTAttgtgatatttttttttggaaagatcCTGAGCACAAACTCGAGAGATAGTAAGAGTCAGCATGATGTCGAACTTTATAGTTATCTGTGAGAAGTAATAAAGTTGACGTGAGGTGACTTGAGGCTGTGAGTGGGTCTGAGCCCTGTAAGGATGGAGCGTGGAATCGAATCCTGGAGATACCTTTTGGCGGAGTGGCCAGGCGGAGAGCAAGTAGAGTTAGCAGATAGCATCGTAATCGAGTAACACTCCCACGTTATGCAGCGGAGAATCGATAACAAAAGTGATTTCTCAGAGCTATATTCATAGAAGCATTCTAATGTATGCTATTAATCTTAGCAATGTTCCATAAACACACCCGTTAACTGAGCACCAAGATACCCGAAAAATTGGCAAACTTGCCGGTTATTTTGACGAGTCCCTATCGAAGGTAGCTTATGTCATACACTGGAAACGCCTGCTCATATTTTGTTAATATCTTTTGTTATGATATTGATTCACATCGAAGCCCGAGTAACGAGACCcctttaattaaattaaaagcttCTGGATATGTCACTTTcattttgattcaaaataatgattcTCTGATTTGTTATCGAAGCTAACAGACATGAAATGGTAAGACAATGCATAGGACCGTCCATTCGCAACCCAAGGTAGGTTCAAAGCACATCTCAACCAGCTCTCTGCTCTAGGAGCAATTCATTATCACTCCTTGAGTAGCTACTGTGGATATTCTTCTTATAACGTATTAAAACGAACCCCAGTGACTACAAAAATGCATTATgtcaattgattaattatgaaaaaaaaaaaactccaaCTCAAATTGTGATTCTCAATGACCCAACCTCTAGGCTCCGATGTAGCCCTAAAGCCAACGTCGATCCTCTTTATAAGTTGTACAATATTCATTCCGGACTTCAGATTTTCGGTTTTTCATAACACCTTGCAAATATTACACCATTGGAACCTCGTCAATATCACTATTTGCAACCTTCTGCATCTTTGTTCTAAAGGTCTTGCTCTTCCTCGCTTTCCTCCCTGGAATGCTTGAGTCTGAATCCGCCATGATGCGACCAGGGTGAAAGATGTTAAGAACAACGAGAGCAAAAAGCATTGCGACCGAGTCGAGAGAGTATTGGAACGCTTCGTGGTTGGGAATGCTACTTTTGAGGCCTTGGGAGTATTCAACAAGACGGAAAATAATTCTGATCTGTGATGTGTGTTAGAAAAGATCTCTGAGAAGCTGGGAGAGGGGTGTCCCCTACAGTGATCAGTAATATGACTGCATACAAGGCATAAAGTAAGGACCATGCTTGTCGTGAAGTATAGACGTTTTGACGGGACTGGCTACGAAGTGTTTGATGGAACTTGAAGgcgaagaaaaggaagacgaagatgaagaattgctGTATTCCAACACCAACCATATAAACATGAAGACCTAGAGCAATCTCAGTTAGCCCAAGCAAACCCGACCTGTGGAGATCACAAACCCTGTAAGGTTTCGTCTGCGCTTGCGTTGTCACTGGCCGCGGTTGCAGCTCCgtaaatttgaataaggaGTGCTCTGCGCTCTATGTTAGTGCCAAATCGAAACTTATAGGAATTTGACTAGACATACGCCACATCTAGAATCACAAAGTAGAGTCCAAATCTCCATGCCGTTATTTTCCATATTTTAGCTTCTATGACATAGTTCCAAATCATCCTTCCCATGACCATATAGGCGAAGGCATTCGTGAAAAGTGGTGCAATCTAGATGCCTATGTTAGTTTGGtagatcaatattgattgaggGAGTCGCTCACCAGAATTAGAATAAACCAAGCCGCATAATTTCCAAAACTAGCAGGATTTTTAATACTAATGACTCTGAATATATACGCAAGAGTCTGTGCTATTCCTGATACTATAATGACCCAGCAGTATGCCCTTCTATGAAGGATAGCCTGAGTAAGATGAGCGATAGTGGTGAGACCGAATAGGATAGTAAATAAGTAGGCGGCGCCGATGTTGGGACAGAAGCTCCATTTTGTATCAGGGGTATTAAGGGCTAATTGAATCAGGACTTGTGGGAGATGAAAGAAAGGGACACTTGGAGCTCACCAGCACAACTTCCGGTCATTTCTGAAGActtatattagaaaaatcCGTTACTAGTATTGTGtatgaaagaggaaagagggaaaggtTCAGATCTTTACAGATGCTTTGGATGTACTTGCggatgaaattgaagccGAGTACgaaagagaggggagaagtTCATTCGAAGAACAATTTGATGTTCATCTGGCATGCTGTGTTCagtatatatatcatgaaCTTCAAAAATCATACAACCCCATTTGCACTTGCTGCTGAGGCGCGGGCATCTCGCTCGTATGGACAATCATAATGCTGAACATAAAACTATCAGAGCTTCCGGTCACACCGATGCAAACACTGGCACAGTTTCCTTGACATGATTTGGTGGTTTCTGCAGAATGATTTCCCACAGCCCATGCTGACCTTGTGAAAAGGCTGATATGGATTTAGACACAGGGACTTGATTTAGAAGAGCTGATTCGTCGAATCGTAGGGACATGTTTATCAGATTAAACTCCGCAGTTTTCCGTATGAAGGAGCCGAATTTGTTAAAACAGTCTCGCACAATTGGGACAATCACCTCGTTTGGACATTGTTGAGAATAAGCGGGCATTGACTCTTTCGTCATTCTCCCATTGGTTTGGTCGTAGGTACACCCTGCTGGTGTCTGTGCGTAACCTTTTTTTTGCTTGACACTGTGGATGTCATTCTGGTTGACCATCAATATTCCTACACTACTGCGCAGTCATATACTTTGAATCTTCCTTTCCACTCGAGCAATTCTTTGTGGTCTGTATGATTTTCTCCAAAACTCTGCCTTGGCCGGTAGCCAAGGCCATTTCTATCATAAGATGTGTTGTGCTGACTATCACAGCCAAacatttcctcttttcttgaTTGGAAcgatattatttttgtttccTGCAAAAACTCTACATTTTCAGCATCTCTGCAATTCGGAATGGTAGTCTTTCGTTATTGGATTCAAGTTTCTCAGCCAAATAGGGGGTAACGGCACTTTGGACATCTGTGATCATGTCCACGAAAAGCATAGCATCAATAGCTACAAAATCCGAGTGGATCAAGTCATCTGTATCGTCGCCTTATTAGACGAGCCAGCATTGTTGGCTGTGGCAACCACAGGACAACGACCCAGCACTTGAGCGGTGGTAGCGATGCAAGAGAAAGATCATTTGGACTCAACAGATTGAGAAAAGTACACTGCATTTTGGCCGCCTAAGCTGATCATGCTGCCAATAGAGTAGCTTTCATGACTACGTTCGCATGATACCTCCTTACCAAACCAAAAGCCCCTTTTCTACAACTTTTTCCAAGATATTGGCTCTTCACAGGCGCAACATCCGCCATCGGCTACATCGTTGCTCGTCAACTAACCCTTGACAAACCATCAATTTTAGCACCCCCCCCTTTTCCCCCAAACGCCGCCTCGATTTCGTAGCTGAAATAGCATCCATAGCTttcttccccctctccaATCACGCGACTTTTGTTACTGGGTTCGTGTTCATATAAATAGTGGTCGGGGTACTCTTTGGGTTTGACTACAAGTTCCATTTTTGGGGCTAAATATTTTATAGTCAGTGTTGAATCTAATCTAGTTGACACTACAACGAAAGATCTTTTGGAAACATTTAAAGTACAAATAGTCATGCGGGTCAATGAATGTGCCAGCATCCAAAAAGGGCAGGCAATAATAAACGctatttaaataaagagGTAATTTCATT is part of the Botrytis cinerea B05.10 chromosome 1, complete sequence genome and harbors:
- the Bcpam16 gene encoding Bcpam16; translation: MAHRIITQVVITGSRVLGRAVTESWKQAKASSAYQKAQQNGSASGGPTFSSNGLTLDEACKILNVKPPKEGKMDMEDVMSRFKKLFDTNDPKKGGSFYLQSKVLRARERLEGEVRVKAEAVEREAELEKGWKPKVFKDR
- the Bcpam16 gene encoding Bcpam16; amino-acid sequence: MAHRIITQVVITGSRVLGRAVTESWKQAKASSAYQKAQQNGSASGGPTFSSNGLTLDEACKILNVKPPKEGKMDMEDVMSRFKKLFDTNDPKKGGSFYLQSKVLRARERLEGEVRVKAEAVEREAELEKGWKPKDG
- the Bcyip1 gene encoding Bcyip1, with the protein product MSQFYSSPPPNNPYGASNTAAQNLQFYPSTYASGPVSGHATPQAAYGGYGVPPAAQAYPGAGSGGFGFPGNGQSGVSGRMGESGGLRTGWLAAFGTEGYDGEPPLLEELGVNFGHIRSKTLAVLNPLAHIDQHIMDDSDLAGPILFFLLFGTFLLFSGKVHFGYIYGLALLGSSSLHLILSLMSPPLNTDPNSQQPVGPSHLSSTLTFPRSASVLGYCLLPLVLTSVVGIIMPMDGLVGYVLTTLAIVWCTYSSSGMFCAVGRMKGMRGLVAYPLALFYVGFGIMGIFSSRGVGTLGKVAGA